In Longimicrobiaceae bacterium, the genomic stretch GGAGCGTCCCAGGAGGGAGGTGGGGGGGAGGCTCCGTAGGAGGGCGTATGTTTGAGCCCGCGCGGCAACCCCGTCTCGCTCCGCCGGCCGGGCGAGTTACGCACCGACGGAGGAGCCTCCCCCCGCCGACCGACGCGCCCGACAATCGAGGACCACATCTTGCCGTCATCCCCGCCCCACCGCCCCCCCGACGAGCAGCAGAACAGCCGCGGCCCAGGCAAATCCTGACCCGCCGGCTTCGGTTGCGCGCCTCCGGGCCCTTCACCTATCTTCCCGGGCTATGAACCCGAACGCCCGCGTCCACGTCACGTCCGAGATCGGCCCGCTGCGGCGGGTCATCTGCCACACCCCGGGGAACGAGCTGCGCGCCGTCACCCCGTCCAACCGCGAGCAGTTCCTGTACGACGACATCATCGACGTGGACCAGGCTCGCCGGGAGCACCACCGCTTCCGCGCCATCCTGTCGCGCTTCTGCGAGGTGCTGGAGGTCCGCGACCTCCTCTCCGACATCGTGGACGAGCCGGAGGTCCGCAGCTTCCTCATCAACCACGTGATGGAGATCGCCCCCTCCGAGCCGCTGGGCGGCGAGCTGGCGGAGGTGACGGGCGCCGAGCTGATCACGCGGTTCATCGAGGGGAAGGAGTGCACCGCCGGCCCCATCTCCAAGCTCCTCAACAAGGTCTCGTACGAGCTCCCCCCGCTCCCCAACCTGTTCTTCACCCGCGACGCGGCGATGGTGGTGAACGAGGGCGTGATCATCGGGGCGATGAAGTACGCCGTGCGGTGGACGGAGGAGCTGGTGATGAAGGCGCTCTTCACCTACCACCCCATGCTGGGGAACGCCGGGCTGATCTACGACGGCGCCGAGGAGCACCGGAGCGACTACACCATCGAAGGCGGCGACGTCCTGATTCTGCGCCCGGACCTGGCCATGATCGGGCTCTCCGAGCGGTCCTCCCCGGTGGCGATCGAGGGGCTGATCGACGGGCTGCGCGAGAAAGCCGGCGTGGAGCACGTCCTTATCGTGGTGCTCCCCACCGAGAGCCCCGCGATCCACCTGGACATGATCCTGACCATGGTGGACCGCGACCACTGTGTGGTGTACCCGCCGTACTTCTTCGGGCCGTCGCGCCTCCCGGTGCTTCACTACCGGCCGGGCGCGAAGGGGGTCAAGGAGTACTCCGACCTGTTCGCCGCGCTCAAGCAGGCGGGGCTCCCGCTGGCGCCCATCTGCTGCGGCGGACAGCACCCCACCGTGCAGGAGCGCGAGCAGTGGGCGAGCGGGTGCAACTTCGTGGCGGTGCGCCCCGGGATCGTCCTGGGGTACACCCGCAACGAGGCCACCATGCACGAGATGGAGCGCGAGGCCGGGTACCGGATCGTGGGCGCGCTCGACTTCCTCACCGGCGATGCCGAGATCGAGGAGGGTGACAAGGCGGTGATCGCCTTTGAGGGCGCGGAGCTGGTCCGCGGCGGCGGAGGTGGGCGGTGCATGACGATGCCGGTGCTGCGGGAGGACATCTGGTGAGCTCCGGCGCCCCGGCGTACAACGACGTGCTCCGCTTCGAGCGCGGAGGGACGCTCACCGACCGCGCCCACCGGCTGCTGGAGCGAGGACCGCTCGACACCGCGGTCCTCGCCTCCCAGGTGCTGGGGATCTCCGGCGACCCGCGCGCGGCGGCGGGCGCGGTGTTCGCGCTGCTGGGCACCGATCCGCGCTTCACCGTCTCGCCGGAGGGCGTCTGGTCGCTCGGGGCCGCCGCGCTCCCCCGCCGGCTCCTCCGCGAGGAGCGCTTCGTGGTGGTGGACGTGGAGACCACCGGCGGCGCACCGGGGAGCGGGCACCGCGTCACCGAGATCGCCGCGGTGTGCGTGGAGGGCGGGGAGATCCGCGAGACCTTCTCCACCCTGGTGAACCCGGGGCGGCGCATCCCCTCGATGATCGTCTCGCTGACCGGGATCACCGACCGGATGGTGGCGGACGCTCCCCGCTTCGGCCAGGTGGCCGATCGGGTGCTCCCGCTGCTGGAGGGGCGCGTCTTCGTCGCCCACAATGCCCCGTTCGACTGGCGCTTCGTCTGCGCGGAGCTGGAGCGCGCCACCGGGATGCTCCCGGTGGGGCGGCAGCTCTGCACGGTGAAGCTGGCGCGCAAGCTCCTGCCGCAGCTCCCCTCCCGCTCGCTGGACGGGCTGGCCCTCTACTACGGGCTGGAGATCGAGTCCCGCCACCGGGCGCTGGACGATGCCGTCGCCACGGCGAAGGTGCTCCTCCGCTTCCTGGACGTGCTGGAAGAGCGCGGAGTCGTGGACTGGGACGGGATGGACGTCTTCCTCGGCAGGCGGACGCCGCGCCGGAAGCGCACCGCCACCCCCCGCTCCATGGACTCCGCGTGAGCGCTGCCGACCTGGCGAGGCTGCACGCGGGCGACCTTCCCCTGGTGCGGACCCGCACCCTGGGCGACCTCCGCATCCACGCGCTGGAGGCGGGGCTGCAGCGGCTGGACGGCGGCGCCATGTTCGGGGTGGTCCCCAAGCCGCTCTGGGAGCGGCGGATCCCCGCCGACGCGCGGAACCGCATCCCGCTGGCGCTTCGCTGCCTCCTGGTGGAGACCCCCGACGCGCTGGTGCTGATCGAGACCGGGCTGGGCAACAAGGAGGGGGAGAAGTTCATGGACATCTACGGGGTGGAGAACGCCGCCGCCCCGGGCTCCGGCGCCGCCGACCGGCTGCCGGAAGCCGTCCGCCACGCCGGCTTCTCCCCGGAGGACGTCGCGGTAGTGGTGAACACCCACCTCCACTTCGACCACGCAGGGGGGAACACCTTCCGCGACGCGGAGGGCGCCGTGCGGCTGTCCTTCCCCAACGCGCGCTACCACGTGCAGCGCGGCGAGTGGGAGTGGGCGCACCGCGCCAACGAGCGCACCCAGGCCAGCTACCTCCCGGACAACTTCGTTCCGGTGATGGAGGCCGGCCGGATGGAGCTCATGGACGGGGCGGGGGAGATCCTTCCCGGGATCGAGACCGTCCTCACCCCGGGGCACTGCCCCTGGCACCAGTCCGTACTGGTCCGCTCCGGTGGGGAGACGGCGTGCTTCCTCGCCGACGTGGTCCCCACCATGGCGCACCTGCCGCTCCCCTGGATCATGGGGTACGACGTGGAGCCTCTGGTGACGCTGGAGTCCAAGCGCACCCTCCTCCGGCGGGCCGCAGAGGAGCAGTGGCTCCTGGTCTCCACGCACGACCCGGCCACGCCGTGGGGGTACCTGGAGCCGGACGGAAAGGGCGCCGCACTGCGGCCGGTCTGAAGCCGAAACACGAGCCTGAACCAACGGGACTGCAACGATGATCCAGATGTCGAACGACCCGAAGACCACGCCCGTGATCGTGAGCGCGGTCCGCACCCCGATCGGCCGCTACCTGGGCGGCCTCTCCACCCTCTCCGCCCCGGAGCTGGGCGCCATCGCCATCCGCGAGGCGGTGTCCCGCTCCGGCGTGAGCGCCGAGGACGTGGCCGAGGTGATCATGGGGAACGTGGTGCAGGGCGGCGTCGGGCAGGCGCCCGCGCGCCAGGCCGCCATGAAGGCCGGGCTCCCCTCCGCCGTGTCCGCGCTCACCATCAACAAGGTGTGCGGCTCCGGGCTCAAGGCGGTGATGCTCGCGGCCCAGGCCATCCGGGCCGGCGACAACCAGGTGACGGTGGCGGGTGGGCAGGAGTCCATGTCCAACGCTCCGTTCTACGTCTACGGCTACCGCAACGGCGTCAAGTTCGGGGACCAGACGCTGGTGGACGGGCTGGTCCGCGACGGGCTGTGGTGCTCGTTCTGCGAGGTCCACATGGGCGGCCACGCCGAGTACACCGCCAAGAAGGCCGGCGTGTCCCGGCAGATGGCGGACGAGTTCTCGGTGGCATCGCACCGCAAGGCGGCCGAGGCGCAGCAGGCCGGGAAGTTCCGGGAGGAGATCGTCCCGGTGGAGATCGCCGGCCGCAAGGGCACGACCGTGGTGGACGCCGACGAGGGCCCCCGCGCCGACAGCAGCGTGGAGACGCTCGGCAAGCTCAAGCCGGCCTTCGCGAAGGACGCGCCGGAGGACGTCACCGAGCCGGTGGTGACCGCTGGGAACGCCTCCTCCATGAACGACGGGGCCTCCGCGGTGGTCGTCGTCTCGGAGGAGTACGCGCGCGCCAACGGCCTCACCATCCTGGCCCGCATCTCCGCCTACTCCACCGGCGCCGTGGACCCGCAGGAGCTGTTCTTCGCCCCCATCCAGGCGGTGAAGAAGCTGATGCAGAAGCAGGGGACCGAGATCGGCGACTACGACCTGATCGAGGCCAACGAAGCGTTCGCCGTGCAGGCGCTCGCCGACGGGATCGGGCTCGGCTGGGACTGGGACCGCGTCAACGTCCATGGCGGCGCGGTGGCGCTCGGCCACCCCATCGGCGCCTCGGGCGCGCGGGTGCTGACCACCCTGCTGCACGCGATGAAGGACCGCGACGCGGAGACCGGCCTCGCGACGCTCTGCCTGGGCGGCGGCGACGCGGTGGCGCTGTCGGTCGAGCGGGTCTAACCCACGGGAGCGAGAGAAGAGATGAGCACACTTCGGAACACGCTGACGCTGGGCGGCCGCGAGGTCGTCCCCTCCCTCACCCTACGCCGGGTCATCGGCGTGGTGGCCTTCGCCGCCGCGACCGCCTTCGGCGCGCGGATGGCGCTCCCGCTCCCCGGGACGCCGGTCCCGTTCACGCTGCAGCCGCTCTTCGTGCTGCTGGCGGGTGCGGTGCTGGGGGCGCGGCTCGGCGCGGCCAGCCAGGCGCTCTACCTGGCCGCGGGGCTGGCGGGGCTCCCGGTCTTCGCGGCCGGGGGCGGCGCGGCGTACCTGCTGGGCCCCACCGGGGGGTACCTCATGGCCTACCCGGCCGCCGCCTTCCTGGCGGGCGCCCTCGGGCGCTCCGGGACGCTCCGCGCGCTCCCCGGCCTCCTCGCCGCGCTGGCGGCGATCTACGCCGGCGGGCTCGCCTGGCTCTCGGTGGTGGGGAGCGTGGACGCGGCGGTCGCCCTCGGGCTGCGGCCCTTCGTCCTCGCGGACCTCGTGAAGGTCCTCATGGTCGCCCTGGTCATGGGCCGCTTCCGGGACCGCGCCCTTCGGCTCTTCGGGAGCTGAGGGGCGCTTCCACGTGGAGACCCGGACGGCGCGGGGTCCCCACGTGGGGGACGAGGGAGTGCGGGGCGCCCTGCTACGAATCTGGGGCGCGGTGTGGAGGATCGGGCTGTACGTGATCGTTTTCGCCGCCTTCGCCGTCGTGGGGATGGTTATGGCACAGGCGCTGGGCCTCCCGCTGGGAGGGCTGAGCCTGGCGGGGGTCGCGGTCTCGCTCCTGGCGGCGCTCGCCGCCGCGTGGGTGATGATGTGGGGGGTGGAGCGCCGCCCGTTCGCCTCGCTGGGGTTCCCGCTGGGTCCCGCCGCCGCGCGCGAGTCGCTGGTGGGCACGGGGATCGGCATGGCGCTCCTGGCGGCCACGGCCGCCCTGATCGCCGCGGCCGGTGGCGCCGTGTGGGGCCCCGACACGGGGACGGTGGGGGGCTGGCTGCGGTTCGCCGCGTGGACGCTGGTGTTCTTCACGGTGGCCGCCGCGGTGGAGGAGGTCCTCTTCCGGGGGTATCCGTTCCAGGTCCTGGAGCGGGAGGTGGGGCCCTGGGCGGCGGCGGTGGCGACCGCGCTGGTGTTCGCCCTCGTGCACGCCAACAACCCCAACGTCCGGCCGCTGGGGCTCGCGAATATCTTCCTCGCCGGGGTGTTGCTGGCGGCCGCGTACCTGCGCACCCGCTCGCTCTGGTTCGCCACGGCGGTGCACATGGGGTGGAACTGGGCCATGGGGACGCTGCTGGACCTCCCCGTGAGCGGCCTCGAGATCGACACGCCGCTCTACACCGGCGTCTCGACCGGGCCGGACTGGTGGACCGGCGGGAGCTTCGGCCCGGAGGCGGGGCTCGCCGCCACCCTGGTGCTCACGGCGGGGACGGCGTGGCTCGTCCGCACGCCACACCTGCGCGAATCCCCGGACGTGCGGCGGCTCGGGTTCCTGGCGGAGACCCCCTCCCCCGGCCCCTCCCCGCAAGGGGGAGGGGAGCACGGCGATGTCGCTGTGGCGGGCGAGGACGCGCGCGCATGAGCGGCTCCGCGCTCCGGTTCTGGTTGTGGGCTTTCGGGGTGGCGGCGGCGGTGGCGCTCGCGGCCGCGCTCCTCTTCCCGTTCGAGGCGCTGGGGCTTCGTACGGCGGCCGATCGCGAGCGGGTCTGGCTGCTGACGGTGTGGACGGCGGGGGTGATGGCCGTGCTCTTCGGGGCCACGGCGCGGATCGGCCAGCCCGGGATCGGGATCCGCGACGTGGAGGACGCCGGCTCCGTCCGTGGCGCGATGGAGGCCCGGAGGCAGTCGGCGCGGTCCGGCCGGGGACGGGGGCTGGACCTCTGGCTCATCGCCACCGGCGGGATCCTGATCGGGATCTACTTCGCCGGGTGGCTGGTGCTGAAATGACGACAACGCTTCGGACCGCGACGACGAATGGCTGACATCAGGAAGGTGGCGGTGGTGGGGGCGGGGACGATGGGCAACGGGATCGTCCACGTGTTCGCCCAGAACGGGTACGACGTGACCATGGTGGACATCGCCGCGGACGCGCTGGAGCGCGCGCGGGCCACCATCGCCGGCAACATGGACCGGCAGATCAAGAAGGGGGCGTACACCGAGGACGAGAAGGCGGCCGCGCTCGGCCGCATCACCACCGCCACCGACCCCGCGCAGGGCGTCGCCGGGGCCGACCTGGTGGTGGAGGCCGCCACGGAGAACCGGGACCTCAAGTTCCGCATCTTCCGCGCGCTGGACGAGGCCGCGCCGGACCACGCCATTCTCGCCACCAACACCTCCTCCATCTCCATCACGGAGATCGCCGCGCAGACCAGGCGCGCCGACCGGGTGATCGGGATGCACTTCATGAACCCGGTGCCGGTCATGAAGCTGGTGGAGATCATCCGCGGCCTCGCCACCTCCGACGAGACCACGCGCACCGTCGTGGAGACCTCGGAGAAGCTGGGGAAGACCGTGGCCGAGGCCAACGACTACCCCGGGTTCGTCTCCAACCGGATCCTCATGCCCATGATCAACGAGGCGGTGTTCTGCCTCATGGAGGGTGTGGCGGACCGGGAGGCCATCGACACGGTGATGAAGCTGGGGATGAACCACCCCATGGGTCCGCTGGCGCTCGCCGACCTGATCGGGCTGGACACCTGCCTGGCGATCATGCAGGTGCTGCACGACGGGCTGGGCGACGACAAGTACCGGCCCTGCCCGCTGCTCCGGAAGTACGTGGCGGCGGGGAAGCTGGGGCGGAAGACGGGCGAGGGCTTCTACACGTACTGACGCCCCGGGCCGGGACCCCGAACAAGGACTGACGCAACGGAATGACGCCGGAACAGCAACAGATACGCGACCTGGCCCGGGAGTTCGCCGAGAACGAGCTGCGCCCCCGCGCCGAGGAGTGGGACCGCGAGGCGCACTTCCCGCGCGAGGTCGTCGAGAAGCTGGGGGAGCTGGGGTTCCTGGGGATGCTCCTCCCGGAGGAGTGGGACGGGCTCGCGCTCGACACCCTGTCGTACCTCCTGGCGCTGGAGCAGATCGCCTGGGGCGACGCTTCCGTGGCCGTGGCGATGGGGGTCCACAACTCGCTCCCCACGCAGATGATCCTGGCGCAGGGGACGGACGCGCAGAAGGAGCGCTTCCTCCGCCCCATGGCGCGCGGCGAGTGGCTGGGCGGCTTCGCCCTCTCGGAGGCGGACGCCGGCTCCGACGCGGCGTCGCTGTCGGCGCAGGCGACCCGGGCCGACGGCGGGTGGGTGCTGAACGGCTCCAAGGCCTGGATCACCAACGGCGGCTTCGGCGACGTGATCATCGCCATGTGCCGCACCGATTCGCCCGGCGACCGGAAGGGGGCCAAGGGGATCGGCGCCTTCATCCTCCGCACCGACATGGAGGGGTACATCGTCGGGAAGAAGGAGGACAAGATGGGGCAGCGGGCCTCCGAGACGGTGGGGATCGCCTTCAAGGACCTCTTCGCCCCGGACGACCAGGTGCTCGGGGACCCGTCGCAGGGGTTCATCTACGCCCTGCAGGGCCTGGACAGCGGGCGGATGGGGATCGGGGCGCTCGCCCTCGGAATCTCGCAGGCGGCGCTGGAGCACGCCCTCGCCTACGCGGCGGAGCGGAAGCAGTTCGGCACGGCGATCAAGGACTTCCAGGGGATGCAGTTCAAGCTCGCCGACATGGCGACGCGGATCGAGGCGGCGCGCGGGCTCGTCCTCCGCGCCGCGGCGGCCAAGGACGCGGGCGAGCCGGTCACGCGCCTGGCCTCCATGGCGAAGCTGTTCGCCACCGAGACGGCCATGTACGTGACCACCCAGGCGGTGCAGGTGTTCGGCGGGTACGGCTACGTCAAGGAGTACCCGGTGGAGAAGCTGTTCCGCGATGCGAAGGTGACGGAGATCTACGAAGGCACGAGCGAAGTCCAGCGAGTCGTCATCGCTCGCGAGCTGTACCGCTAGGCGGCTCGCCGCCGCAGCCGCGCACGGGCGCGCGGGACCGCGCCCGGGAGACCTTAACCACCCAGAAGGGTCTGAGAATGGAACTGTTTTCGCTCATCGGTGAGCACGATCACGAGCAGGTGGTCTTCTGCAACGAGCCGTCGTGCGGCTACAAGGGGATCATCGCGATCCACAACACGACGCTCGGCCCGGCGCTCGGCGGCACCCGGTTCTGGAACTACAACTCCGACGAGGAGGCGTTCATCGACGCGCTCCGCCTGTCGCGCGGGATGACCTACAAGGCCGCGGTGGCCGGGCTCAACCTGGGCGGCGGGAAGTCGGTCATCATCGGCGACCCGCGGACCACCCGGCGCGAGGAGATCTTCCGGGCGCACGGGCGCTTCGTGGAGAGCCTCAAGGGCCGCTACATCACCGCGGAGGACGTGGGCACCTCGGTCACCGACATGGACTACGTCCACATGGAGACGGAGCACGTCACCGGCCGCGGCGACACCTCGGGCGACCCCTCGCCGGTGACCGCCTTCGGCACCTACCGCGGCATCAAGGCGACGGCGCAGGCCAAGCTCGGCTCCGACGAGCTTTCCGGGAGGCGCGTCGCCGTGCAGGGGCTGGGACACGTGGGCTACTACCTCTGCCAGTACCTGGCGGGGGAGGGCGCGGAGCTGGTGGTTACCGACATCGACCAGGACCGCATCAACCGCGTCGTCCACGAGTTCGGCGCGAAGGCGGTGGCGCCAGACGCGATCTACGACGTGGAGGCGGACGTGTACGCCCCCTGCGCGCTGGGCGCCACCGTGAACGACGCGACGCTGCCGCGCCTCAACGTGTCGATGGTCGCGGGCGCGGCCAACAACGTGCTCGCCGAGGAGCGCCACGGCGACATGCTCCACGAGCGCGGGATCCTGTACGCGCCCGACTACGTGATCAACGCGGGTGGGCTGATCAACGTGTACGGCGAGCTGAACGGGTGGAGCGCGGAGCGCGCCATGCGCAAGGCGGGCGAGATCTACGGCACCCTCATCCAGCTGTACGAGCTGGCGCGGGAGACGGGGATTCCCACCTACCAGGCCGCCGACCGCATCGCCGAGCGCCGCATCGACGCCATCGGCAAGATCCAGCGTACCTGGGTCTGATCGGCCGCGGCGGAAAGGGAGGGGGAAGGCCCCTGGATCCAGGGGCCTTCCCCCGTCTCTCCCCGCACCCCGCCGCATGATGCCCTTGCTTTAGTGCGGCTCTCCCCTTTATCCTAGAGCGTCTTACGGCCCGGACACTCCCGTTCCGCGTCCTCCGCGGGCGGTCCGGGGCCGCAACCGCACCTTCGGCGCGTCCGCGCCGCCGTTTCTTCCGGCCGTCCTCAGCAGTCCCGTACCGGGAACCCTTCCCGCGTCCCCCATCCGGAGGTATTGCATGCGCAGTCGTGCAAGCAGTCTGATTCCCGCGGTCGTTGCGGCCCTCTGTGCCGTGCCGGCCGCGGGCGCGCAGGCGCTGCCGCCCCAGGCGGCCCAGGACACCATCAAGAAGGTGGACCTTGACCCCATCGTGGTCTCCGCCTCCAAGCGCCCCGAGAAGGCGGTGAACGCCCCCGCCCGCGTCGAGGTGGTGGGCGAGAGGGCGGTGGACGAGCGCCCCGCGGCGAGCGTGGCGGAGCACCTCCGCAACACCCCGGGGGTCGACATCGCCACCACCGGGATTCAGTCCAGCACCGTGGTGGCGCGCGGCTTCAACAACATCTTCTCCGGCTCGCTCCACGCCCTCACCGACAACCGGATCGCGGGCGTCCCCTCGCTCCGCGTGAACCTGCTGCACTTCATCCCCTCGACCAACGAGGACCTGCAGCGGATGGAGGTCGTGCTCGGGCCCGGTGCGGCGCTCTACGGCCCCAACACGGCCAACGGGATCCTGCACATCATCACCAAGTCGCCGCTCGACGACCAGGGGACCAGCCTCTCCCTGACCGGGGGCAGCCAGGACCTGATGCACGGGACCTTCCGCACCGCGCACCTCCTGGGCGACAACTTCGGCTTCAAGGTCTCCGGGCAGTACTTCCGGGCCGACGAGTTCCCGTACGTGGACCGGGCCGAGGTGATCGAGCGGGAGAAGTTCGCCTCCAACCTCGCCTTCTTCCGGGCGGACCTGATCCGGGCGACGGGGATCCAGCCGGCGGCGGCCGACGAGCGCATCGCGCGCATCGGGCTGCGCGACCCGCAGGCGGAGCGCTGGAGCGGCGAGGCCCGCGCGGACTGGCGGGTCACGCCGGACCTGACCACCATCTTCTCGTTCGGCACCAGCACGCAGGTGAGCGGGGTGGAGCTGACCGGGCTCGGGGCTTCACAGGTGCGGGACTGGACCTCGCGCTACTACCAGGTGCGGACCAACTGGAACCGCCTCTTCGCCCAGGCCTACCTCAACACCAGCGACGCCGGAGGCACCTTCCTCCTGCGCAACGGTGCACCCATCCAGGACCAGTCCCGGATGGCGGTGGCCCAGGTCCAGCACGGCTTCCGCCTGGGCGAGCGGCAGAACTTCACCTACGGCGGCGACGTCCAGTACACGAACCCGATCACCAACGGCACCATCAACGGGCTGTACGAGGACGACGACCAGACACGGGAGGCGGGCGTCTACCTGCAGTCCGAGACGGCGCTCTCCTCCCGGTTCGACCTGGTGCTCGCCGGGCGGGTGGACACGCACTCGGCGCTCC encodes the following:
- a CDS encoding arginine deiminase family protein; this translates as MNPNARVHVTSEIGPLRRVICHTPGNELRAVTPSNREQFLYDDIIDVDQARREHHRFRAILSRFCEVLEVRDLLSDIVDEPEVRSFLINHVMEIAPSEPLGGELAEVTGAELITRFIEGKECTAGPISKLLNKVSYELPPLPNLFFTRDAAMVVNEGVIIGAMKYAVRWTEELVMKALFTYHPMLGNAGLIYDGAEEHRSDYTIEGGDVLILRPDLAMIGLSERSSPVAIEGLIDGLREKAGVEHVLIVVLPTESPAIHLDMILTMVDRDHCVVYPPYFFGPSRLPVLHYRPGAKGVKEYSDLFAALKQAGLPLAPICCGGQHPTVQEREQWASGCNFVAVRPGIVLGYTRNEATMHEMEREAGYRIVGALDFLTGDAEIEEGDKAVIAFEGAELVRGGGGGRCMTMPVLREDIW
- a CDS encoding exonuclease domain-containing protein, giving the protein MSSGAPAYNDVLRFERGGTLTDRAHRLLERGPLDTAVLASQVLGISGDPRAAAGAVFALLGTDPRFTVSPEGVWSLGAAALPRRLLREERFVVVDVETTGGAPGSGHRVTEIAAVCVEGGEIRETFSTLVNPGRRIPSMIVSLTGITDRMVADAPRFGQVADRVLPLLEGRVFVAHNAPFDWRFVCAELERATGMLPVGRQLCTVKLARKLLPQLPSRSLDGLALYYGLEIESRHRALDDAVATAKVLLRFLDVLEERGVVDWDGMDVFLGRRTPRRKRTATPRSMDSA
- a CDS encoding MBL fold metallo-hydrolase, with the translated sequence MSAADLARLHAGDLPLVRTRTLGDLRIHALEAGLQRLDGGAMFGVVPKPLWERRIPADARNRIPLALRCLLVETPDALVLIETGLGNKEGEKFMDIYGVENAAAPGSGAADRLPEAVRHAGFSPEDVAVVVNTHLHFDHAGGNTFRDAEGAVRLSFPNARYHVQRGEWEWAHRANERTQASYLPDNFVPVMEAGRMELMDGAGEILPGIETVLTPGHCPWHQSVLVRSGGETACFLADVVPTMAHLPLPWIMGYDVEPLVTLESKRTLLRRAAEEQWLLVSTHDPATPWGYLEPDGKGAALRPV
- a CDS encoding acetyl-CoA C-acetyltransferase; protein product: MIQMSNDPKTTPVIVSAVRTPIGRYLGGLSTLSAPELGAIAIREAVSRSGVSAEDVAEVIMGNVVQGGVGQAPARQAAMKAGLPSAVSALTINKVCGSGLKAVMLAAQAIRAGDNQVTVAGGQESMSNAPFYVYGYRNGVKFGDQTLVDGLVRDGLWCSFCEVHMGGHAEYTAKKAGVSRQMADEFSVASHRKAAEAQQAGKFREEIVPVEIAGRKGTTVVDADEGPRADSSVETLGKLKPAFAKDAPEDVTEPVVTAGNASSMNDGASAVVVVSEEYARANGLTILARISAYSTGAVDPQELFFAPIQAVKKLMQKQGTEIGDYDLIEANEAFAVQALADGIGLGWDWDRVNVHGGAVALGHPIGASGARVLTTLLHAMKDRDAETGLATLCLGGGDAVALSVERV
- a CDS encoding biotin transporter BioY, translated to MSTLRNTLTLGGREVVPSLTLRRVIGVVAFAAATAFGARMALPLPGTPVPFTLQPLFVLLAGAVLGARLGAASQALYLAAGLAGLPVFAAGGGAAYLLGPTGGYLMAYPAAAFLAGALGRSGTLRALPGLLAALAAIYAGGLAWLSVVGSVDAAVALGLRPFVLADLVKVLMVALVMGRFRDRALRLFGS
- a CDS encoding CPBP family intramembrane glutamic endopeptidase, whose protein sequence is METRTARGPHVGDEGVRGALLRIWGAVWRIGLYVIVFAAFAVVGMVMAQALGLPLGGLSLAGVAVSLLAALAAAWVMMWGVERRPFASLGFPLGPAAARESLVGTGIGMALLAATAALIAAAGGAVWGPDTGTVGGWLRFAAWTLVFFTVAAAVEEVLFRGYPFQVLEREVGPWAAAVATALVFALVHANNPNVRPLGLANIFLAGVLLAAAYLRTRSLWFATAVHMGWNWAMGTLLDLPVSGLEIDTPLYTGVSTGPDWWTGGSFGPEAGLAATLVLTAGTAWLVRTPHLRESPDVRRLGFLAETPSPGPSPQGGGEHGDVAVAGEDARA
- a CDS encoding 3-hydroxybutyryl-CoA dehydrogenase yields the protein MADIRKVAVVGAGTMGNGIVHVFAQNGYDVTMVDIAADALERARATIAGNMDRQIKKGAYTEDEKAAALGRITTATDPAQGVAGADLVVEAATENRDLKFRIFRALDEAAPDHAILATNTSSISITEIAAQTRRADRVIGMHFMNPVPVMKLVEIIRGLATSDETTRTVVETSEKLGKTVAEANDYPGFVSNRILMPMINEAVFCLMEGVADREAIDTVMKLGMNHPMGPLALADLIGLDTCLAIMQVLHDGLGDDKYRPCPLLRKYVAAGKLGRKTGEGFYTY
- a CDS encoding acyl-CoA dehydrogenase family protein — protein: MTPEQQQIRDLAREFAENELRPRAEEWDREAHFPREVVEKLGELGFLGMLLPEEWDGLALDTLSYLLALEQIAWGDASVAVAMGVHNSLPTQMILAQGTDAQKERFLRPMARGEWLGGFALSEADAGSDAASLSAQATRADGGWVLNGSKAWITNGGFGDVIIAMCRTDSPGDRKGAKGIGAFILRTDMEGYIVGKKEDKMGQRASETVGIAFKDLFAPDDQVLGDPSQGFIYALQGLDSGRMGIGALALGISQAALEHALAYAAERKQFGTAIKDFQGMQFKLADMATRIEAARGLVLRAAAAKDAGEPVTRLASMAKLFATETAMYVTTQAVQVFGGYGYVKEYPVEKLFRDAKVTEIYEGTSEVQRVVIARELYR
- a CDS encoding Glu/Leu/Phe/Val dehydrogenase; the encoded protein is MELFSLIGEHDHEQVVFCNEPSCGYKGIIAIHNTTLGPALGGTRFWNYNSDEEAFIDALRLSRGMTYKAAVAGLNLGGGKSVIIGDPRTTRREEIFRAHGRFVESLKGRYITAEDVGTSVTDMDYVHMETEHVTGRGDTSGDPSPVTAFGTYRGIKATAQAKLGSDELSGRRVAVQGLGHVGYYLCQYLAGEGAELVVTDIDQDRINRVVHEFGAKAVAPDAIYDVEADVYAPCALGATVNDATLPRLNVSMVAGAANNVLAEERHGDMLHERGILYAPDYVINAGGLINVYGELNGWSAERAMRKAGEIYGTLIQLYELARETGIPTYQAADRIAERRIDAIGKIQRTWV